One part of the Humulus lupulus chromosome 9, drHumLupu1.1, whole genome shotgun sequence genome encodes these proteins:
- the LOC133800775 gene encoding regulatory-associated protein of TOR 1-like isoform X3, whose protein sequence is MALGDLMASRFSQSSVAVVSNHLEEEYVSSHDDVDLSSQRMDSETASSSYGNGTTATTTSMAYLPQTVVLCEFRHEAFEACLPAGPSDSGLVSKWRPKDRMKTGYVALVLCLNISVDPPDVIKISPCARMECWTDPFSMAPQKALETIGKNLSAQYERWQPRIFEQARYKVQPDPTVDEVKKLCNTCRRYAKSERVLFHYNGHGVPKPTSSGEIWVFNKSYTQYIPLPISDLDSWLKTPSIYVFDCSAAGNIVNAFIELHDWVASSSSGSTRDCILLGACEAHETLPQSAEFPADVFTSCLTTPIKMALRWFCRRSLLHESLDESLIDKIPGRQNDRKTLLGELNWIFTAVTDTIAWNVLPHELFQRLFRDAWDMAAEICLSQLPSLVEDPTAEFQPSPFFTEQLTAFEVWLDHGSEHKKPPEQLPIVLQVLLSQCHRFRALVLLGRFLDMGPWAVDLALSVGIFPYVLKLLQTTTPELRQILVFIWTKILALDKSCQVDLVKDGGHTYFIRFLDSQEAYPEQRAMAAFVLAVIVDGHRRGQEACIEAGLIQVCLRHLQVSTPSDAQTEPLFLQWLCLCLGKLWEDFPEAQIMGLREDALAIYAPLLSAPQPEVRASAVFALGTLLDVGSNLCRDGVGGDEECDNDEKIRAEISIIKSLLSVASDGSPLVRAEVAVALGRFSFGHNNHLKSIAAAYWKHTGSPLSSLPSLAHIRSPSSVVPSQIGPISRVGTDSSSLVRDGRVCTSSPLATSGIMHGSPLSDDSSQLSDSGILNDGASNGVVNHSAVKPLDNVMYSQCVSAMCALAKDPSPRIARLGRRVLAIIGIEQVVAKPLKTSGGSVRPDPLASTPFGLVRSSSWLDMNGGGHASLTFRTPPVSPPRPSYLTGMRRVCSLEFRPHLMSTPDSGLADPLLGSGVSSGSTERSLLPQSTIYNWSCGHFSKPLLTVADDSEEILAKREEREKFALEHIAKCQHSSVSKPNTQIARWDTRFETGTKTILLQPFSPIVIAADENERIGVWNYDEATLLNSFDNHDFPDKGISKLSLVNELDDSLLLAASCDGNIRIWKDYASKDEQKLVTAFSSIQGYKPGIRSLNAVVDWQQQSGYLYASGEVSRIMIWDLDKEQLFNSVLSSPDCNISALSASQVHGSQFAAGFVDGSVRLYDVRTPESLVCAVRPHTQRVERVVGIGFQPGLDPAKIVSASQAGDIQFLDIRSKRDAYLTIEAHRGSLTALAIHRHAPIIASGSAKQLIKVFSLEGEQLNTIRYYPTIMAQKIGSVSCLGFHPYEVLLAAGAVDALVSIHAD, encoded by the exons ATGAAAACGGGATATGTTGCTCTTGTTTTATGTTTAAACATTAGTGTTGATCCTCCAGATGTGATAAAGATATCCCCTTGTGCTAGAATGGAGTGCTGGACAG ATCCTTTTTCAATGGCACCGCAGAAAGCTCTTGAAACAATTGGGAAAAATTTGAGTGCTCAGTATGAAAGGTGGCAACCAAGG ATCTTTGAGCAGGCACGATATAAGGTCCAGCCTGATCCTACTGTGGATGAAGTGAAGAAACTTTGTAATACATGTCGTCGGTATGCCAAGTCTGAGAGGGTCCTATTTCATTATAATGGCCATGGTGTGCCTAAGCCGACTTCTAGTGGTGaaatttgggttttcaataag AGTTATACACAGTATATCCCTTTGCCAATCAGTGACCTTGATTCCTGGTTGAAGACACCCTCCATATATGTTTTTGATTGCTCTGCGGCTGGGAATATTGTGAATGCTTTTATTGAG CTTCATGATTGGGTTGCTTCTAGCTCCTCTGGATCCACAAGGGATTGCATTCTACTTGGAGCTTGTGAAGCACATGAGACTCTTCCACAAAGTGCTGAATTTCCTGCAGATGTGTTTACGTCTTGTCTCACAACACCTATTAAGATGGCTTTGAGATG GTTTTGCAGACGCTCATTACTACATGAATCTCTTGATGAGTCGCTAATTGATAAAATCCCGGGCCGCCAAAATGACCGCAAAACACTTTTGGGGGAATTAAATTGGATTTTCACTGCAGTGACTGATACCATTGCATGGAACGTTCTGCCACATG AGCTTTTCCAGAGGCTGTTCAG GGATGCATGGGACATGGCTGCTGAGATATGCCTTTCTCAGCTTCCGTCATTGGTTGAAGATCCTACTGCAGAGTTCCAG CCAAGTCCCTTTTTTACGGAACAGCTGACGGCTTTTGAGGTTTGGCTTGACCATGGGTCGGAACACAAGAAACCACCGGAACAGTTACCTATTGTTCTCCAG GTTTTACTTAGTCAGTGTCACCGATTTCGAGCGCTGGTTCTTCTTGGAAGATTCCTTGATATGGGACCCTGGGCTGTAGATCTG GCCCTGTCTGTAGGGATATTTCCATATGTTCTGAAGCTATTGCAAACAACAACACCAGAACTACGACAGATTCTTGTGTTCATCTGGACGAAGATTCTTGCTCTTGATAAG TCATGCCAGGTTGATCTAGTGAAGGATGGGGGACATACATATTTCATCAGGTTTCTTGATAGCCAGGAAGCATATCCAGAACAGCGTGCAATGGCTGCATTTGTTTTGGCTGTAATTGTGGATGGTCACAGACGGGGTCAAGAAGCCTGTATTGAAGCAGGTTTGATCCAAGTTTGCTTGAGGCACCTTCAAGTTTCAACCCCAAGTGACGCACAAACTGAACCCCTATTTCTTCAGTGGCTTTGTCTCTGTCTGGGAAAGCTATGGGAAGATTTTCCTGAGGCTCAAATAATGGGTTTACGAGAAGACGCTCTAGCTATATATGCTCCTTTGCTCTCTGCTCCTCAACCAGAG GTTAGGGCTTCTGCTGTTTTTGCATTGGGTACCCTTCTTGATGTGGGCTCTAACTTGTGTAGAGATGGTGTTGGAGGAGATGAAGAATGTGATAATGATGAAAAAATTAGAGCAGAAATTAGTATTATTAAAAGCTTATTAAGTGTAGCTTCAGATGGAAGTCCATTAGTCAGAGCAGAGGTTGCTGTTG CTCTAGGGAGATTTTCCTTTGGTCACAACAATCATCTCAAGTCAATTGCTGCAGCATATTGGAAGCATACTGGGTCTCCTTTGAGTTCCCTGCCTTCTTTGGCTCATATAAGAAGTCCAAGTAGTGTTGTTCCATCTCAGATTGGTCCAATATCGAGAGTTGGCACTGACAGCTCGTCTCTTGTTCGAGATGGAAGGGTCTGCACTAGCAGCCCTCTTGCTACTTCTGGAATTATgcatggttctccattgtctgaTGATTCATCCCAACTTTCTGATTCTGGAATATTGAATGATGGCGCAAGCAATGGAGTTGTTAACCACTCAGCAGTAAAACCCCTGGACAATGTGATGTATTCACAATGTGTATCAGCCATGTGTGCTTTGGCCAAGGATCCATCTCCACGCATTGCCAGGCTTGGTCGCAGGGTACTGGCTATTATAGGGATTGAGCAAGTTGTAGCAAAACCTCTAAAAACTTCTGGTGGTAGTGTTCGGCCAGATCCTTTGGCATCGACTCCTTTTGGATTGGTCCGATCGTCGTCATGGCTTGATATGAATGGAGGAG GCCATGCGTCCTTAACTTTCCGAACTCCTCCTGTTAGCCCTCCTCGACCTAGTTATTTAACTGGGATGCGGAGAGTTTGCTCGTTAGAGTTCCGACCACATTTAATGAGCACACCCGATTCTGGACTTGCTGATCCGCTTCTGGGGTCAGGGGTATCTTCTGGTTCTACTGAACGCAGTCTTCTTCCTCAATCTACTATCTATAATTGGAGTTGTGGGCACTTTTCAAAGCCACTTCTCACAGTGGCAGATGATAGTGAAGAAATATTAGCTAAAAGAGAGGAAAGAGAAAAGTTTGCCTTGGAGCACATAGCAAAATGCCAGCATTCTT CTGTAAGCAAGCCTAATACTCAAATTGCTCGGTGGGATACAAGATTTGAGACGGGTACAAAGACAATCTTGCTGCAACCATTCTCGCCTATTGTAATTGCTGCAGATGAGAATGAGCGAATCGG GGTATGGAACTATGACGAGGCTACACTTCTCAACAGCTTTGATAATCATGATTTTCCAGATAAAGGAATTTCTAAGCTCTCCCTTGTGAATGAGCTAGATGACAGCTTACTTCTTGCAGCTTCAT GTGATGGAAATATTCGCATTTGGAAAGATTATGCATCGAAGGATGAGCAGAAACTTGTTACTGCTTTCTCTTCAATTCAGGGTTATAAACCGGGCATTCGAAGCTTGAATGCTGTTGTGGATTGGCAACAACAATCTGGATATCTG TATGCTTCTGGTGAGGTTTCTCGCATCATGATTTGGGATCTGGATAAGGAGCAACTTTTTAATTCTGTTCTTTCATCACCAGACTGCAACATATCAGCATTG TCTGCCTCTCAAGTTCATGGCAGCCAATTCGCTGCTGGTTTTGTTGATGGTTCTGTCAGACTTTATGATGTGCGAACACCTGAATC GCTGGTCTGCGCAGTACGGCCACACACTCAGAGGGTAGAAAGAGTTGTGGGGATTGGCTTTCAACCAGGACtggatccagctaag ATTGTCAGTGCTTCTCAGGCTGGTGACATTCAATTTCTTGATATCAGAAGTAAAAGGGATGCATATCTCACAATTGAAGCTCACAGGGGCTCTCTTACAGCTTTAGCTATTCATCGACATGCTCCCATAATCGCAAGTGGTTCAGCCAAGCAACTCATCAAAGTCTTTAGTTTGGAAGGGGAACAGCTAAACACGATTCGGTATTACCCTACTATCATGGCCCAGAAGATTGGTTCCGTTAGTTGTCTAGGTTTCCATCCCTATGAAGTTCTACTTGCTGCCGGTGCAGTAGATGCCTTGGTTTCTATTCACGCTGATTGA
- the LOC133800775 gene encoding regulatory-associated protein of TOR 1-like isoform X1, whose amino-acid sequence MALGDLMASRFSQSSVAVVSNHLEEEYVSSHDDVDLSSQRMDSETASSSYGNGTTATTTSMAYLPQTVVLCEFRHEAFEACLPAGPSDSGLVSKWRPKDRMKTGYVALVLCLNISVDPPDVIKISPCARMECWTDPFSMAPQKALETIGKNLSAQYERWQPRIFEQARYKVQPDPTVDEVKKLCNTCRRYAKSERVLFHYNGHGVPKPTSSGEIWVFNKSYTQYIPLPISDLDSWLKTPSIYVFDCSAAGNIVNAFIELHDWVASSSSGSTRDCILLGACEAHETLPQSAEFPADVFTSCLTTPIKMALRWFCRRSLLHESLDESLIDKIPGRQNDRKTLLGELNWIFTAVTDTIAWNVLPHELFQRLFRQDLLVASLFRNFLLAERIMRSANCSPISHPLLPPTHQHHMWDAWDMAAEICLSQLPSLVEDPTAEFQPSPFFTEQLTAFEVWLDHGSEHKKPPEQLPIVLQVLLSQCHRFRALVLLGRFLDMGPWAVDLALSVGIFPYVLKLLQTTTPELRQILVFIWTKILALDKSCQVDLVKDGGHTYFIRFLDSQEAYPEQRAMAAFVLAVIVDGHRRGQEACIEAGLIQVCLRHLQVSTPSDAQTEPLFLQWLCLCLGKLWEDFPEAQIMGLREDALAIYAPLLSAPQPEVRASAVFALGTLLDVGSNLCRDGVGGDEECDNDEKIRAEISIIKSLLSVASDGSPLVRAEVAVALGRFSFGHNNHLKSIAAAYWKHTGSPLSSLPSLAHIRSPSSVVPSQIGPISRVGTDSSSLVRDGRVCTSSPLATSGIMHGSPLSDDSSQLSDSGILNDGASNGVVNHSAVKPLDNVMYSQCVSAMCALAKDPSPRIARLGRRVLAIIGIEQVVAKPLKTSGGSVRPDPLASTPFGLVRSSSWLDMNGGGHASLTFRTPPVSPPRPSYLTGMRRVCSLEFRPHLMSTPDSGLADPLLGSGVSSGSTERSLLPQSTIYNWSCGHFSKPLLTVADDSEEILAKREEREKFALEHIAKCQHSSVSKPNTQIARWDTRFETGTKTILLQPFSPIVIAADENERIGVWNYDEATLLNSFDNHDFPDKGISKLSLVNELDDSLLLAASCDGNIRIWKDYASKDEQKLVTAFSSIQGYKPGIRSLNAVVDWQQQSGYLYASGEVSRIMIWDLDKEQLFNSVLSSPDCNISALSASQVHGSQFAAGFVDGSVRLYDVRTPESLVCAVRPHTQRVERVVGIGFQPGLDPAKIVSASQAGDIQFLDIRSKRDAYLTIEAHRGSLTALAIHRHAPIIASGSAKQLIKVFSLEGEQLNTIRYYPTIMAQKIGSVSCLGFHPYEVLLAAGAVDALVSIHAD is encoded by the exons ATGAAAACGGGATATGTTGCTCTTGTTTTATGTTTAAACATTAGTGTTGATCCTCCAGATGTGATAAAGATATCCCCTTGTGCTAGAATGGAGTGCTGGACAG ATCCTTTTTCAATGGCACCGCAGAAAGCTCTTGAAACAATTGGGAAAAATTTGAGTGCTCAGTATGAAAGGTGGCAACCAAGG ATCTTTGAGCAGGCACGATATAAGGTCCAGCCTGATCCTACTGTGGATGAAGTGAAGAAACTTTGTAATACATGTCGTCGGTATGCCAAGTCTGAGAGGGTCCTATTTCATTATAATGGCCATGGTGTGCCTAAGCCGACTTCTAGTGGTGaaatttgggttttcaataag AGTTATACACAGTATATCCCTTTGCCAATCAGTGACCTTGATTCCTGGTTGAAGACACCCTCCATATATGTTTTTGATTGCTCTGCGGCTGGGAATATTGTGAATGCTTTTATTGAG CTTCATGATTGGGTTGCTTCTAGCTCCTCTGGATCCACAAGGGATTGCATTCTACTTGGAGCTTGTGAAGCACATGAGACTCTTCCACAAAGTGCTGAATTTCCTGCAGATGTGTTTACGTCTTGTCTCACAACACCTATTAAGATGGCTTTGAGATG GTTTTGCAGACGCTCATTACTACATGAATCTCTTGATGAGTCGCTAATTGATAAAATCCCGGGCCGCCAAAATGACCGCAAAACACTTTTGGGGGAATTAAATTGGATTTTCACTGCAGTGACTGATACCATTGCATGGAACGTTCTGCCACATG AGCTTTTCCAGAGGCTGTTCAGGCAAGATTTGTTAGTCGCTAGTCTTTTTCGAAATTTTTTACTTGCTGAGCGAATTATGCGTTCTGCCAATTGTTCCCCGATCTCTCATCCATTGTTGCCGCCTACCCATCAGCATCACATGTG GGATGCATGGGACATGGCTGCTGAGATATGCCTTTCTCAGCTTCCGTCATTGGTTGAAGATCCTACTGCAGAGTTCCAG CCAAGTCCCTTTTTTACGGAACAGCTGACGGCTTTTGAGGTTTGGCTTGACCATGGGTCGGAACACAAGAAACCACCGGAACAGTTACCTATTGTTCTCCAG GTTTTACTTAGTCAGTGTCACCGATTTCGAGCGCTGGTTCTTCTTGGAAGATTCCTTGATATGGGACCCTGGGCTGTAGATCTG GCCCTGTCTGTAGGGATATTTCCATATGTTCTGAAGCTATTGCAAACAACAACACCAGAACTACGACAGATTCTTGTGTTCATCTGGACGAAGATTCTTGCTCTTGATAAG TCATGCCAGGTTGATCTAGTGAAGGATGGGGGACATACATATTTCATCAGGTTTCTTGATAGCCAGGAAGCATATCCAGAACAGCGTGCAATGGCTGCATTTGTTTTGGCTGTAATTGTGGATGGTCACAGACGGGGTCAAGAAGCCTGTATTGAAGCAGGTTTGATCCAAGTTTGCTTGAGGCACCTTCAAGTTTCAACCCCAAGTGACGCACAAACTGAACCCCTATTTCTTCAGTGGCTTTGTCTCTGTCTGGGAAAGCTATGGGAAGATTTTCCTGAGGCTCAAATAATGGGTTTACGAGAAGACGCTCTAGCTATATATGCTCCTTTGCTCTCTGCTCCTCAACCAGAG GTTAGGGCTTCTGCTGTTTTTGCATTGGGTACCCTTCTTGATGTGGGCTCTAACTTGTGTAGAGATGGTGTTGGAGGAGATGAAGAATGTGATAATGATGAAAAAATTAGAGCAGAAATTAGTATTATTAAAAGCTTATTAAGTGTAGCTTCAGATGGAAGTCCATTAGTCAGAGCAGAGGTTGCTGTTG CTCTAGGGAGATTTTCCTTTGGTCACAACAATCATCTCAAGTCAATTGCTGCAGCATATTGGAAGCATACTGGGTCTCCTTTGAGTTCCCTGCCTTCTTTGGCTCATATAAGAAGTCCAAGTAGTGTTGTTCCATCTCAGATTGGTCCAATATCGAGAGTTGGCACTGACAGCTCGTCTCTTGTTCGAGATGGAAGGGTCTGCACTAGCAGCCCTCTTGCTACTTCTGGAATTATgcatggttctccattgtctgaTGATTCATCCCAACTTTCTGATTCTGGAATATTGAATGATGGCGCAAGCAATGGAGTTGTTAACCACTCAGCAGTAAAACCCCTGGACAATGTGATGTATTCACAATGTGTATCAGCCATGTGTGCTTTGGCCAAGGATCCATCTCCACGCATTGCCAGGCTTGGTCGCAGGGTACTGGCTATTATAGGGATTGAGCAAGTTGTAGCAAAACCTCTAAAAACTTCTGGTGGTAGTGTTCGGCCAGATCCTTTGGCATCGACTCCTTTTGGATTGGTCCGATCGTCGTCATGGCTTGATATGAATGGAGGAG GCCATGCGTCCTTAACTTTCCGAACTCCTCCTGTTAGCCCTCCTCGACCTAGTTATTTAACTGGGATGCGGAGAGTTTGCTCGTTAGAGTTCCGACCACATTTAATGAGCACACCCGATTCTGGACTTGCTGATCCGCTTCTGGGGTCAGGGGTATCTTCTGGTTCTACTGAACGCAGTCTTCTTCCTCAATCTACTATCTATAATTGGAGTTGTGGGCACTTTTCAAAGCCACTTCTCACAGTGGCAGATGATAGTGAAGAAATATTAGCTAAAAGAGAGGAAAGAGAAAAGTTTGCCTTGGAGCACATAGCAAAATGCCAGCATTCTT CTGTAAGCAAGCCTAATACTCAAATTGCTCGGTGGGATACAAGATTTGAGACGGGTACAAAGACAATCTTGCTGCAACCATTCTCGCCTATTGTAATTGCTGCAGATGAGAATGAGCGAATCGG GGTATGGAACTATGACGAGGCTACACTTCTCAACAGCTTTGATAATCATGATTTTCCAGATAAAGGAATTTCTAAGCTCTCCCTTGTGAATGAGCTAGATGACAGCTTACTTCTTGCAGCTTCAT GTGATGGAAATATTCGCATTTGGAAAGATTATGCATCGAAGGATGAGCAGAAACTTGTTACTGCTTTCTCTTCAATTCAGGGTTATAAACCGGGCATTCGAAGCTTGAATGCTGTTGTGGATTGGCAACAACAATCTGGATATCTG TATGCTTCTGGTGAGGTTTCTCGCATCATGATTTGGGATCTGGATAAGGAGCAACTTTTTAATTCTGTTCTTTCATCACCAGACTGCAACATATCAGCATTG TCTGCCTCTCAAGTTCATGGCAGCCAATTCGCTGCTGGTTTTGTTGATGGTTCTGTCAGACTTTATGATGTGCGAACACCTGAATC GCTGGTCTGCGCAGTACGGCCACACACTCAGAGGGTAGAAAGAGTTGTGGGGATTGGCTTTCAACCAGGACtggatccagctaag ATTGTCAGTGCTTCTCAGGCTGGTGACATTCAATTTCTTGATATCAGAAGTAAAAGGGATGCATATCTCACAATTGAAGCTCACAGGGGCTCTCTTACAGCTTTAGCTATTCATCGACATGCTCCCATAATCGCAAGTGGTTCAGCCAAGCAACTCATCAAAGTCTTTAGTTTGGAAGGGGAACAGCTAAACACGATTCGGTATTACCCTACTATCATGGCCCAGAAGATTGGTTCCGTTAGTTGTCTAGGTTTCCATCCCTATGAAGTTCTACTTGCTGCCGGTGCAGTAGATGCCTTGGTTTCTATTCACGCTGATTGA